A single Planktothrix serta PCC 8927 DNA region contains:
- a CDS encoding c-type cytochrome: MDNQLAITEIEVLIKRTAFVTLALMVFLLGWIVVLPKLQVSDPYVESVLSLQGDSGRGQEIFIYNCAGCHAWHTRSQVGPSLRDVSLRKSEVGIIQQVISGNTPPMPKFQPSTKEMADLLSYLETL; this comes from the coding sequence TTGGATAACCAGCTTGCGATTACAGAAATTGAAGTCCTGATTAAACGCACCGCTTTCGTCACCCTAGCGTTGATGGTTTTTCTCCTGGGTTGGATTGTTGTCCTTCCCAAGCTACAGGTTTCTGATCCCTATGTGGAAAGCGTTCTCTCCCTTCAAGGTGATTCTGGCCGAGGGCAGGAAATTTTTATCTATAACTGTGCTGGCTGTCATGCTTGGCACACTAGGAGCCAAGTGGGGCCAAGTCTCCGCGATGTTTCCCTACGCAAATCCGAAGTGGGCATCATTCAGCAAGTTATTAGTGGCAATACCCCCCCCATGCCTAAATTCCAACCCAGTACCAAGGAAATGGCCGATCTGTTGAGTTATCTCGAAACGCTATAA
- the petG gene encoding cytochrome b6-f complex subunit V: MVEPLLSGIVLGLIVITLLGLFFAAYQQYRRGNQLNID, translated from the coding sequence GTGGTAGAACCATTACTGTCAGGAATCGTTTTGGGTTTAATCGTCATCACGCTATTAGGGTTATTTTTTGCGGCGTATCAACAATATCGTCGCGGGAACCAGCTTAATATTGACTAA
- a CDS encoding phospholipase D-like domain-containing protein, giving the protein MVIVILLILYFRGVFREKHHYQVRNLPPPTADNFAFTIACLSDSYITAGQVTGFWVEADQIYAARLAAIRQAETVIQFETYMMTPGHRADEFAAALAERAQAGVRVQLLADNYGSQSMSSDYWQRLEAAGVEVELFNELSWKDLTHHLKRNHRKLLLIDQHLVMIGGAGISDEWDGESEDCSCPWFDYEIAFEGPLVARLRGIFLQHWMDGGGIADLALDPLVLPPEHEPQVIITPGEDPSYRDSEIRSLYQSLIQSSQYRLWIASPYFLPDPSSRRILFEAKRRGVDVRILTMGKTCDKPFVHYTSRELYGDLLQGGIEIYEYQKTMMHAKAWLVDDHWVSLGSANFDPRSLFKNDELNISTSEVAVIPQIEAFFNQGFANSYFVNRKDWQRRSKVERLIGQFCLLFFWQL; this is encoded by the coding sequence ATGGTGATTGTGATCCTCCTGATTCTTTATTTTCGAGGAGTTTTTCGAGAGAAACATCACTATCAGGTCAGAAATCTCCCGCCACCCACCGCCGATAATTTTGCGTTTACGATCGCCTGTTTATCCGATTCCTACATCACCGCCGGACAAGTAACGGGGTTTTGGGTAGAAGCGGATCAGATTTATGCCGCGCGACTGGCGGCAATTCGCCAGGCCGAGACGGTCATTCAGTTTGAAACCTATATGATGACGCCTGGACATCGGGCGGATGAATTTGCCGCCGCACTGGCCGAACGTGCTCAAGCGGGGGTGAGAGTCCAACTCTTAGCGGATAATTATGGCAGTCAATCGATGTCTTCTGACTATTGGCAACGCTTAGAAGCCGCCGGGGTAGAAGTCGAATTATTTAATGAATTAAGTTGGAAAGATTTAACTCACCATCTCAAACGCAATCATCGCAAGTTATTGTTAATTGATCAACATTTGGTGATGATTGGGGGCGCAGGAATTTCTGATGAATGGGATGGTGAATCAGAGGATTGTTCCTGTCCTTGGTTTGATTATGAAATCGCTTTTGAAGGCCCCCTAGTGGCGCGTTTAAGGGGGATTTTTCTACAACATTGGATGGATGGCGGAGGCATTGCAGATTTGGCTTTAGATCCTCTGGTATTGCCCCCTGAACATGAACCCCAGGTAATTATTACCCCAGGAGAAGATCCGAGTTATCGAGATTCGGAAATTAGATCACTGTATCAATCTTTGATTCAGAGTTCTCAATATCGACTTTGGATTGCGAGTCCCTATTTTTTACCAGATCCAAGTTCCCGTCGAATTTTATTTGAGGCAAAGCGTAGAGGGGTAGATGTGCGGATTTTAACGATGGGAAAAACCTGTGATAAACCGTTTGTTCATTATACTTCGCGTGAATTATATGGTGATTTATTGCAGGGGGGAATTGAGATTTATGAATATCAAAAAACGATGATGCACGCGAAAGCGTGGTTAGTCGATGATCATTGGGTAAGTTTAGGTAGTGCTAATTTTGATCCGCGTAGTTTGTTCAAAAATGATGAGTTGAATATTTCGACTTCTGAAGTGGCGGTCATTCCCCAAATTGAAGCGTTTTTTAATCAGGGTTTTGCCAATAGTTATTTTGTGAATCGCAAAGATTGGCAACGTCGGTCTAAGGTAGAACGGTTAATCGGACAATTTTGTTTATTATTTTTCTGGCAATTGTAG
- a CDS encoding response regulator transcription factor, giving the protein MTTVMIVDDSISLREMIAGMLSKSGVDVISVGDGVEALKQIEQIKQLDLVVLDIVMPNMNGYELCRHIKKNPKTQNVPVVMCSSKSEEFDRYWGIKQGADAYISKPFHPEELLSTIKQLLRK; this is encoded by the coding sequence ATGACTACAGTTATGATTGTCGATGATAGCATCTCCCTCCGAGAGATGATTGCTGGAATGTTGAGTAAAAGTGGTGTGGATGTGATCTCAGTCGGAGATGGGGTAGAAGCCTTAAAACAAATTGAACAGATCAAGCAACTGGATTTGGTGGTGTTAGATATTGTTATGCCTAACATGAATGGCTATGAACTCTGTCGCCATATTAAAAAGAACCCCAAAACCCAGAATGTTCCCGTGGTCATGTGTTCTAGTAAAAGTGAAGAATTTGATCGCTACTGGGGAATTAAACAAGGAGCCGATGCTTATATCTCGAAACCTTTCCATCCCGAAGAACTCTTGAGTACGATTAAACAACTGCTGCGGAAGTAG